From Trichoderma atroviride chromosome 1, complete sequence, one genomic window encodes:
- a CDS encoding uncharacterized protein (EggNog:ENOG41~antiSMASH:Cluster_1.8) codes for MELSAPEAASRPPPLKRRRPARSCQECRRRKVRCDLEQPCAQCVAARCACVYDAHSSLRPLPAYPFPWLKILSQGGVGAASRQPIRLEPLHPSPLDYLGPAQQPLVNQHNSQALLPVHGSNRPLEDELVNLRRRISAIEEQLASPSAHNRGSRIQSWAQQDSIQNSQHLDNVQDQVLALNKSRLYGPTHWLHGGHEFKRVAVLNRDKDQSAEGEATRDEKAKLERLFHRCKQLAQKIKHNDSETSITESVSSRFLNRKGWADQMAQLYVTRFESAFRILHIPSFWAEYDEFWKNPEEAPMALQCKVKLVIAIGSSLFRDAADADNITRSFSPWVHEAQTWVSGPVKKDRISLSGLQVQCLLILARQVLSIGADLVWIAVGTLLRTAMHMGLHRDPSRFKTMTVLEAEVRRRLWATILEMNLQASLDSGAPLAIPDDFDTYCPRNVDDQDISESTKTLPCYAEDAVTDTSLQRLLGIYFQPRCEIIRRMNEAWSSFSQDEVQSLTSTLNRACRECSTRIAGSNHGDAIKSFKHNMADLLLRRFLLALHRPLATASRVGDVGFHFSRRVCLDSAMALLSPPDSPDFYRVASMGGGIFKNRIIHASLAICSDLIIDMEELNSMEWPSGYRKMLLDALREAVKQTTERIRLGETNLRLHMKLNVVLCRAECAESGSARQLRMIEAAQESLKMAYAVMQSRLSVVEWKRPEEEQPERSGHDWQNLGLSVDEDWDESYDMPDIGLDELLWLGLDEGGMAASQGAE; via the exons ATGGAATTGTCTGCCCCTGAAGCTGCTTCAAGGCCTCCTCCGCTCAAACGTCGCCGGCCAGCTCGGTCATGTCAGGAATGCCGCC GACGAAAGGTCAGATGCGACCTTGAGCAGCCCTGCGCGCAATGTGTAGCGGCAAGATGCGCGTGTGTCTATGATGCTCACTCATCCCTTCGTCCTCTCCCAGCGTATCCTTTCCCATGGCTGAAGATATTGAGTCAAGGTGGCGTCGGTGCTGCATCACGGCAACCCATTAGGCTTGAACCACTGCACCCTAGCCCACTCGATTACTTGGGACCGGCACAGCAACCTCTTGTGAACCAGCATAACTCGCAGGCGCTGTTGCCTGTTCATGGATCTAATAGGCCCTTGGAAGATGAACTGGTGAACCTCAGACGTCGAATAAGCGCGATAGAGGAACAACTGGCATCGCCGAGTGCACACAACCGGGGTTCAAGAATTCAGTCATGGGCCCAACAGGACTCGATACAAAACAGCCAGCACTTGGACAATGTTCAGGATCAAGTATTAGCGCTGAACAAGTCAAGGCTCTACGGTCCGACGCACTGGTTGCACGGGGGCCATGAG TTCAAGAGGGTGGCGGTTCTTAACAGAGACAAGGACCAATCAGCGGAGGGAGAAGCAACAAGAGACGAAAAGGCCAAGCTTGAACGGCTGTTTCACCGTTGCAAGCAGCTAGCtcaaaaaataaaacacaaTGATTCCGAAACATCAATCACAGAGTCGGTCTCGAGTCGATTCCTGAACCGCAAAGGCTGGGCTGATCAAATGGCGCAGTTGTACGTAACCCGCTTCGAGTCGGCATTTCGAATCCTCCACATTCCTTCATTCTGGGCAGAATATGACGAGTTCTGGAAGAATCCAGAAGAAGCACCAATGGCGCTGCAGTGCAAGGTCAAGCTTGTAATAGCAATAGGGTCCAGCCTGTTTCGAGATGCTGCGGACGCTGACAACATAACTCGGAGCTTCTCTCCGTGGGTTCATGAAGCACAGACCTGGGTATCTGGCCCCGTCAAGAAGGACCGGATAAGCCTCAGCGGCCTTCAGGTGCAATGCTTGTTAATTCTCGCTCGACAAGTTTTGTCCATCGGAGCAGATTTAGTATGGATAGCAGTCGGGACTCTTCTTCGTACTGCCATGCACATGGGCCTACATCGCGACCCATCACGCTTTAAAACAATGACTGTCTT GGAGGCAGAGGTTCGTAGACGGCTATGGGCCACAATACTCGAAATGAACCTCCAGGCATCACTCGACTCAGGAGCCCCGCTGGCAATACCTGATGACTTTGACACCTATTGCCCTCGGAACGTTGATGACCAAGACATCAGCGAGAGTACCAAGACTCTCCCATGTTATGCAGAAGATGCTGTGACGGATACGTCCCTGCAGCGGCTTTTGGGTATATATTTTCAACCACGATGTGAAATCATCCGTCGCATGAACGAAGCTTGgtccagcttctcccaaGACGAAGTTCAATCGCTTACTTCAACCCTCAACAGGGCCTGCCGTGAATGCAGCACCAGGATTGCAGGCAGTAATCACGGAGATGCGATCAAATCCTTCAAGCACAACATGGCTgatctgcttcttcgtcgctttttgctcgctcttcatcgccCACTGGCCACTGCTTCCCGAGTTGGCGATGTTGGCTTTCATTTCTCTAGAAGAGTGTGCCTCGATTCAGCAATGGCTTTGCTTTCGCCACCTGATAGCCCTGATTTCTATCGTGTTGCATCCATGGGCGGTGGCATTTTCAAGAACCGTATTATCCATGCCTCTCTGGCCATATGTTCAGATTTAATTATTGATATGGAGGAGCTCAACTCGATGGAGTGGCCGTCTGGTTATCGGAAAATGCTCTTGGATGCGCTTCGCGAAGCCGTGAAGCAGACAACTGAACGGATAAGGCTTGGTGAGACAAATTTACGTTTGCACATGAAACTAAATGTTGTTTTATGCCGTGCCGAATGCGCAGAATCTGGTAGTGCTCGGCAGCTGAGGATGATTGAAGCAGCCCAGGAGAGTCTGAAGATGGCATATGCTGTTATGCAGTCTCGCTTGAGTGTGGTAGAATGGAAACGgcctgaagaagaacagCCGGAGCGCAGTGGGCATGATTGGCAAAACTTGGGTCTAAGCGTCGATGAGGATTGGGATGAGTCTTATGATATGCCGGATATTGGACTTGATGAGCTCCTTTGGCTTGGCTTAGACGAAGGTGGGATGGCGGCGTCACAAGGAGCAGAATGA
- a CDS encoding uncharacterized protein (EggNog:ENOG41~antiSMASH:Cluster_1.8~SMCOG1040:alcohol dehydrogenase), with protein MPLVGGFCAVGRVVALGHDAVSLEVGKLVFLDCVIRGRDDLDAMILSGISDGFNDNAQKLMRDVWRDGLFAEYARFPLESCVPLDEMRLCNELGYTAQELTYLGYLLVAFGGLRDIRLEPGETIAICPATGGFGGAGVEVAIAMGARVIAMGRNDQELERLRKYILGGTPGANIETVTITGDEDKDAAALLKFGALNAVLDFSPAAASKSAHLNGAIKALRRKGRVSLMGGFPDVPLPSFRIIANDITIKGKFMYERDDMTQFVRMLERGLFPRGENFVIPKSFSLDEWKAALDMGAEYTGVGRFVVITP; from the coding sequence ATGCCACTTGTCGGAGGATTCTGTGCTGTCGGCCGAGTAGTCGCGTTGGGGCATGATGCGGTGTCTCTCGAAGTCGGAAAACTAGTGTTTCTGGACTGCGTGATTCGTGGGCGCGACGATCTGGACGCAATGATTCTGTCTGGCATCTCGGACGGATTCAATGACAATGCTCAGAAGTTGATGAGAGACGTGTGGCGGGATGGGCTGTTTGCGGAATACGCGAGATTTCCACTGGAGAGCTGCGTTCCTCTCGATGAAATGAGACTCTGCAATGAGCTGGGATATACGGCTCAGGAGTTAACTTATCTTGGCTATCTTTTGGTGGCTTTTGGTGGTTTACGCGACATTAGGCTTGAGCCTGGGGAGACTATCGCCATCTGCCCAGCGACTGGCGGatttggaggagctggagttgaagttgccatcgccatgggTGCCCGAGTCATTGCTATGGGCCGGAATGaccaagagctggagaggctgAGAAAGTATATTCTAGGCGGAACTCCTGGAGCCAACATCGAGACAGTTACAATCACCGGAGACGAAGACAAAGACGCAGCTGCATTGCTAAAGTTTGGAGCCCTCAATGCTGTGCTAGACTTTTCgcctgctgcagcaagtAAGTCGGCGCATCTGAATGGCGCAATTAAGGCCCTTCGACGCAAAGGGCGTGTTAGTCTCATGGGAGGCTTTCCTGATGTACCGCTGCCGAGCTTTCGCATCATTGCAAATGACATTACGATCAAGGGCAAATTTATGTACGAAAGAGACGATATGACACAGTTTGTCCGGATGCTAGAGAGAGGATTGTTCCCTAGAGGGGAGAATTTTGTGATTCCCAAAAGTTTCTCATTGGACGAATGGAAAGCAGCACTTGATATGGGGGCTGAGTATACAGGAGTTGGAAGATTTGTCGTGATTACGCCATAA
- a CDS encoding uncharacterized protein (EggNog:ENOG41~SMCOG1005:Drug resistance transporter, EmrB/QacA~TransMembrane:14 (i69-86o106-125i137-154o160-182i194-210o222-247i280-301o307-329i349-369o389-408i415-435o441-463i475-502o556-574i)~antiSMASH:Cluster_1.8): MDSLRGDTSRSDTPLLQDCEPLGGYSTIATGQLNGTHTEQHGSESPSQDAQAGVQQVEAIAIVWTRTDLIIAYILIWVVYFVMLMQQNTAAVLSPYITSAFRDHSLTPTVGILSSIIGGVCNLTVAKILDIFGRPQGYGLSLLIVSIGLVMMAMTTSVEMYAAAQVFCTVGSSALLYSVNIFVSDTSSLHNRGLMTALTSSPNIITTWLGGPISQAFLTGPGWRWCFGMFAIMVPTLCSPLLGLLVFNSYKARRLNLVAPQKHVRTLWQSVRHYVHEFDAFGLLLLTSGLAIILLPFNLYALQADGWHSPLIIGLLVFGVALIVSFIMWERFCARVTFIPYSLLLDRNMVGSCILGAVLFISYFCWNSFFSSSLQVVNNLSVTEASYIVQIYGLGSSLFAIIAGLAIRYTGRFKYVTLFGAIPVYALFMGLMIYFREPNGNIGYIIVCQIFISFAAGIIMITPEVAALSIASHQHIAVILAIVSMFSSIGGAVGYTIAGVIWQSTFPNKLAIYLPEEELPNLMSIYGSLEVQLSYAVGTPARLAIQQAYADAQAKIHVAGTAIWALGFIAVAIWRNTDVKTIHQVKGNVI; this comes from the coding sequence ATGGACAGCCTTCGCGGTGATACATCTCGCAGTGATACACCGCTACTGCAAGATTGCGAGCCTCTCGGTGGCTACAGCACAATCGCCACTGGCCAGCTGAACGGAACACACACAGAGCAACACGGCAGCGAGTCCCCCAGCCAAGATGCACAGGCCGGTGTCCAGCAAgtcgaggccatcgccatcgtgtGGACGCGGACGgacctcatcatcgcctaCATCCTCATCTGGGTCGTCTACTTTGTCATGCTGATGCAGCAGAACACGGCCGCGGTCCTCTCTCCGTACATCACGTCTGCGTTCCGAGACCACTCTCTCACTCCAACGGTGGGCAtcctcagcagcatcatcggcGGAGTGTGCAACTTGACCGTGGCCAAGATCCTCGACATCTTTGGCCGGCCTCAGGGCTATGGCCTGTCGCTGCTCATCGTGTCCATTGGCCTCGTcatgatggccatgaccACCAGCGTTGAAATGTACGCAGCAGCGCAGGTCTTTTGCACAGTAGGCAGCAGCGCCTTGCTCTACAGCGTCAATATTTTTGTATCCGACACATCGTCTCTTCACAATCGTGGCCTCATGACTGCGCTGACGTCTTCGCCCAATATCATTACCACGTGGCTTGGAGGGCCCATCTCGCAGGCGTTTCTGACCGGGCctggctggcggtggtgttTTGGAATGTTTGCCATCATGGTCCCGACGCTGTGTTCCCCCTTGCTTGGTCTCCTGGTGTTCAACTCCTACAAAGCCCGTCGACTAAATCTCGTTGCACCGCAGAAACATGTGAGGACCTTGTGGCAGTCTGTCCGTCACTACGTTCACGAGTTTGACGCCTttgggctgctgttgctgacaAGTGGCCTTGCAATCATTCTGCTGCCGTTCAACTTGTATGCACTTCAGGCAGATGGATGGCATTCACCGCTCATCATAGGCTTGCTGGTGTTTGGTGTTGCACTTATTGTCAGTTTCATCATGTGGGAGAGGTTCTGTGCACGCGTCACGTTTATCCCATATTCTCTCCTCTTGGACCGTAACATGGTCGGCTCTTGTATCCTCGGTGCCGTTCTGTTCATCAGCTATTTCTGCTggaacagcttcttcagctcatcGCTACAGGTGGTAAACAACCTGAGCGTCACCGAGGCCAGCTACATTGTCCAGATTTATggcctcggcagcagcctctttgCCATCATTGCTGGTCTCGCCATCCGTTACACTGGGCGATTTAAATATGTCACCCTGTTTGGCGCCATTCCCGTCTACGCGCTGTTCATGGGACTCATGATATACTTCCGAGAGCCCAACGGGAACATTGGCTACATCATCGTGTGCCAAATCTTTATAtcatttgctgctggaaTCATCATGATTACGCCTGAAGTTGCCGCCTTGTCCATCGCAAGTCATCAGCACATTGCTgtcatcttggccattgtgTCCATGTTTTCTTCCATAGGAGGCGCGGTGGGATATACCATTGCCGGTGTAATCTGGCAGTCCACTTTCCCCAATAAGCTTGCGATTTATCTACCGGAAGAGGAGCTGCCCAATCTGATGAGTATCTATGGGTCGCTGGAGGTTCAACTGAGTTATGCGGTTGGCACTCCAGCTCGGCTCGCCATTCAACAGGCTTATGCCGATGCACAGGCCAAGATACATGTTGCCGGGACCGCCATTTGGGCTCTTGGGTTTATCGCTGTGGCCATTTGGCGAAATACGGATGTCAAGACAATACATCAGGTCAAGGGTAATGTTATCTAA
- a CDS encoding uncharacterized protein (EggNog:ENOG41~antiSMASH:Cluster_1.8~SMCOG1184:major facilitator transporter~TransMembrane:12 (i66-89o101-121i133-152o158-179i191-209o221-241i304-324o336-360i393-413o425-446i458-479o485-510i)): MDNKNIQQDEKNDEMQYRDQDSTKGPQTDNLTRPATNETVPAEKSTPDSQSADEPYSIYSQKTKTFLIISVSFMAIISPLSSAVYLPAVPQIGHDLNVSPSLINLTITTYMIFQGIAPSFIGTFSDTYGRRPAYVICGIIYLAANIGLALNSTYAGLLVLRCIQSCGSSATIALGSATVADLVTRAERGKFIGYAGMGVTLGPAIGPVAGGLITENLGWRALFWFLAILSGVLFLLILVFLPETCRSVVGNGSIPCPWWNMSLLAYIQHRKNRLGSTSEKPAARKKRPNPFAALKILLHRESGIILGFGSLMYAGYFSILTTLSNELSVRFGYSPVIIGLCYLPIGVGSITTRWTVGYLIDRNFRRHAAKAGYEFTANRQQDMSQLNLERARLEVSLPLIYLSAGVALAYGWTMESKSSLAGIEVALFFIGMLFTGALNGLNVLVVDINSDTPATAVAANNLFRCLVSAGAVAIATPMINRIGMGWMGVFIAGLWVLFSPCIWLVMLYGYKWRLSKGDKGVC, translated from the exons ATGGATAACAAAAATATTCAACaagatgagaagaatgaTGAAATGCAGTACCGAGACCAAGACTCGACGAAAGGACCGCAAACCGATAATCTGACCAGGCCAGCCACCAATGAGACTGTTCCAGCTGAGAAGAGCACACCAGACAGCCAAAGCGCAGATGAGCCATACTCCATCTATagccaaaagacaaaaacatTTCTCATCATATCAGTCTCGTTCATGGCAATTATTTCTCCGCTCTCTTCAGCAGTCTATTTGCCAGCCGTCCCACAAATTGGCCACGACCTGAACGTTTCGCCATCTTTAATCAACCTTACCATCACAACTTACATG ATCTTTCAAGGCATTGCCCCATCCTTTATTGGAACCTTTTCTGATACTTACGGTCGTCGGCCTGCCTATGTTATATGTGGCATCATATATCTGGCGGCAAACATAGGATTGGCTCTCAACAGTACCTACGCGGGTTTGTTGGTTCTTCGATGCATTCAATCATGTGGGAGCTCGGCCACTATTGCTCTTGGATCCGCCACTGTAGCCGATCTAGTCACCCGTGCAGAAAGAGGCAAATTCATCGGATACGCGGGAATGGGTGTGACTCTGGGTCCAGCGATTGGGCCCGTTGCAGGAGGTCTCATTACAGAGAATCTGGGCTGGAGAGCTCTATTCTGGTTCTTGGCGATTTTATCCGGAGTCCTTTTCCTGTTGATTCTTGTCTTTCTCCCCGAAACATGTCGCTCTGTTGTCGGTAATGGCAGCATCCCCTGCCCATGGTGGAACATGTCTCTCCTGGCCTATATCCAGCATCGGAAAAATCGGCTTGGAAGCACTTCGGAGAAGCCGGCagcgaggaagaaaaggcccaATCCATTTGCTGCACTCAAGATTCTTCTTCACCGAGAATCTGGGATTATACTTGGATTTGGCTCGCTCATGTACGCCGGATACTTTTCCATCCTCACAACACTTTCCAATGAGCTATCTGTTCGATTTGGGTACAGTCCAGTCATTATTGGTCTTTGTTACCTTCCAATTGGCGTAGGCAGCATCACCACTCGATGGACAGTGGGATACTTGATCGATCGCAACTTCAGGAGGCATGCTGCCAAGGCAGGCTATGAGTTTACGGCTAATCGTCAGCAAGACATGAGTCAATTGAACTTGGAACGAGCCCGTTTGGAAGtttctctgcctctcataTATCTGTCCGCCGGGGTGGCATTAGCCTACGGCTGGACTATGGAGAGTAAATCCTCCCTGGCCGGTATAGAGGTAGCGCTCTTTTTCATTGGTATGTTGTTCACGGGGGCTTTAAACGGCCTGAACGTATTGGTGGTAGATATCAATTCAGACACACCTGCTACGGCTGTTGCAGCGAACAATCTCTTCCGCTGCTTGGTTAGTGCTGGGGCGGTGGCTATTGCTACACCCATGATTAACAGAATCGGAATGGGCTGGATGGGCGTCTTCATTGCTGGACTTTGGGTTCTCTTCAGCCCGTGTATCTGGCTTGTAATGCTGTATGGGTACAAATGGCGACTAAGTAAAGGCGACAAAGGGGTATGTTAA